DNA from Archaeoglobus veneficus SNP6:
ATTCTTTCAAGTTCGTCCATACGTGAGTCACTATAATACGCCCGTTTAAAACCTTTCGCTGACCACCCACTCAGGTTAGTCCATAGATGCTACGACCCTCCTCGCAATTAACTTTTCGAGCTTGGCAGCCCCATCAACGAGCACGTATCCATCGGTTTCGACACTGTGGACAATAGAGTTACCGATTCTGACATCTCCTGAAGCTTTGATTGAGTTGCCCACGCAGCCATCGAGGACTATCACGTCTCCCGAGGCGATAATGCTATTAAAACGCGTGTACGCTCCAATCACGGCCTTCCTGCACCTGATCGTGCCGTTTACCGTGCAGCCCTTACCGAGGTAGACCTCGTTACCCTCAATATCGCCCCAGAAGTTTGAGTACATCCCGGCAACTATCTTGCCATCAAATCTTACGTGCTTATCGACTATGGACTCTCTCTTAACTATGAGAATTTTTCTATCCAGATTCACGAGAAGCTTTTTCATTATTCTTCACCCTTGAAATTTATTCCATACTCTTCAAAACGCCCTGTCTCACGCTGACCGCAACACCTCTCTTCATTTCGAGCATCTCCTTGGCTGCGAGGATGGCCTTTCCAGTGGCGAGGAGTTCATCTTTCTCGTTTACTACTATCACTTCATCGTTGGGCCTTATTTTTTCATCAACGTCCACGACGTGCTTTGCGAAAACACTCTTGCCCTTGGCAATGAATTCGGATACATCGTTTCTAACGCATACTCTCAGCTTTGGATACGGGAAGGTTTTATGAAGTCTCCTCGCCCCTTCAATGCTTATGGTTAGAAGTCCCGAATCAGGTTTAACCGTTGCGATTCTTACACCATCGACGACCTGCCTCACTCTTCCAGTCGAAGAAAGAATGAAGCTGCAAGTTTCCGGAAAGAGCGCTTTTCCCGCCCCCCTTCCAAACTGATAGTCTGCTATGACCCTCACGAGCCTGAGCGCATTCGTAAAAGCTCCAACGCTTGACACGTCTTCGTTATCTCTACCGCCCATACCTGCGTTCCCTCCTCTGGTAGTCTCTCAGGCAGCGGAGGAAGTCAATATATCTAAAGCTTTTCCAGTCCATGTCAAGGAAGTGCATTTCGCTGTATATGCTCTGCCATATGAGAAAGTCTGGAATTAATGCTCCGGCCCTGACAATGAGATCTGGTGGAGATTTGATTCTTAAAAACGCTTCAATGAGTTCTTCGTCTACCTCCTCTGGTTCGAGCTCTCCTTTCTCAACAAGTTCTGCGAGCTTCCTGACTGCCTCGACGATCTCGGCTCTCCCACCAAGGCCTGCGATTACATTCAGCCTGACGTTTCCCCGTTGCCTGTCAAGCACACCTTTGCTGTGAATGAGTCTACAACCAAATTCCTCCGCAAGCCTTTCGAGTTCGGGTGTGAAATCGTGAACGCATATTGTTATCTCTTCAATCCCAAACTTCTCACACCACTTCACAAATTCGGTAAAGCTATCGGCATTTTCAATTAAATCATCCACAACGAGCATTATATGGCGTGGTTTCTTGCCCGCAGCCACTATCTTTTCAAGTCGCCTTGTGTAGACGCTCCTGATGAGATCGAGCATCGGTAAAATTTTTAACTTGCCCTACTTAACCCTTGCCGATGTTCCTGCTCATACTTCTGTCCCTACTGATACCTATTCTTCCAGAAAGAGTTGTAGTCGGACTTGCCCTCGCTGTGTTGCTCGCTTACGCCATTGTTAGAGATATAAAACCTGGAATCAGTAGGGTTGATGAAACAACGTCTTACTTCAACTCTATCCTCCTCTCGACTCTGATGCTCTCAACGACGCTTCTCGGCGTGCCGAAGAATGTCGTGGGAGCAGCGATGATCCTTGCAGAGCTTCACGGTTTGAGGGAGAAAATATTTAGAGGAGCAATAAAAGACATAGCCTTATTTACGGCGTGCGGTCTCGTGTACTTTCTCTATTTCCACTACGTGACAAAAACGCCCTTCAACATGGACTACCTCTTCTTCCTGTCCCTCACGGGCAGCCTTGCCGCATCTCTTGTTGAAAGTGTTGAGACCGACAGCGATAAAAGAACAACACTCTTGCTTGCGTCCGCCACGACTTATTTGATCTTTAACATATACGCGCTCCAGACGACTTTACCCGATCTCGCAAAAGCGTTTGCGATATCATTTGCCCTGAGTCTCGCCGCGACGAGGGCAGGGGTTGCAGACGAGAGCGGACTGCTGAGTGCAACGCTGATTGGGACTCTTGTGATAGTCTTTACGGACATAAGATACTTCCTCGTTCTCCTTACGTTCTACATGCTTGGCAGCGCTTCAACCAAGTATCGATACACTCTAAAGCTTCAAAGGGGGATTGCAGAACCTGCGGGAGGGGCGAGGGGATATGCGAACGTTTTTTCAAACAGCCTCGCGCCTCTCTTCTTTGCAATAAATTACGGCTTTTACGGATTCGATGCTTTCAGCATCGCCTTTGTCGCTTCAGTTGCAACCGCTCTTGGCGATACGATGGCGAGCGAGGTGGGGAAGACGGCCGAGAGAGTTTACCTGATAACCAACTTCAGAAGGGTTCAGCCCGGTGTCAGCGGAGGTGTTTCGGTTAAGGGAGAAATGGCCGCCTTCGCCGGGTGCGCGATCGTTTCTGCAATCGCCCTTGCTTCAGGAATCGTTGGGCTGAAAGGTGCGACAATCGCCCTCTTTGCTGGCTTCGTGGGTGTTCACGTTGATAGCATACTGGGTGCGACTCTCGAAGAAAAAGGATTGCTCACTAACGCTGGCGTTAACTTTTTTGCGACGCTTTCGGCAGGCCTGCTGTGTCTGCTGTAAGAGAGGATTAATAAAAAATTGAAAATACTACCGGAAGTACCTCAAATCCTCGTCGCTCTTCCACTGCTGCATTGCAGCCTCCTGCAACTCCTTTATCTGGGCTATGAGCTTCTCCATTTCCTTTGCCCTCTCGTTGAGTGCTTCGATGCTCACATCGAGGTTCAGCATCTGCATGAGCACATCAAGCACGGCCTTGGCACTCTTCGGATCCACCATGTAACCCGACGTAACACCCATCAAGCACGCAGCTTCTATTCCCTCGAGCATGGAAACGCCAAGAAGCAGGCCGGAAGCTCCAATTATGCCCCCACCTGGCTCACCTTCCTCGAATCTGACTCCGTAACTCTTCAGTTCCTCGACAAGCTTCGGGCTATTAGCAGCTCCGAGGACGTAGGGTTCCTCGACGAGCTTTCCTACTCCGTATCCGCCGAGGGTGTATATTCTCTTCGCCCCAAAGCGCTTCGCAACGTCTATGTAGGCGTTTACAAGCTCGAAATGGCCTTCGTTGCTTATGCTCTGGAAATCTCCGACGAGGATGAGTAAATCCGGCGAATCGCCGCTGGACTTGTACGCATATACTTCGTTCTTCGGCATGCTCACAGTTCCGTCCTCCATTACCATGACCTGCGGAGGAAAGTGGTGCGAGTATATCTCGACAGCGAGTTCTGTATCTAGTTCCTTTACGAGGTGGTCTGCAACGAGCTTACCAACGTGGCCTATGCCCGGCAGACCCTCTATGAACACTGGGTTTTCGAGACCCAATTCCTCGACGCTCTTGACAAAGCGAACGTCAACCCTTTGAAGCATTTGACCACCTCCTTATATTGAAGAAACCAAGCTCTTTCCTGAGCATCCTGCGATACCTGCCGTAGGGATCCTCAGGCGAGAAGCGGGGTGGGATGGGCATATACGTTTTTCCGCCGCATTTGGGACAGACCTCTTTGAGTGTATATGTTCCACAGCTTCCACACTTGCGCATCTTTACCTTCATACTGCTTCCCTCACGAAGTTGCCCTCTCCGCCCAGCTTCTTAATCGTCCTTAAAACACTCGAGGTCACGTTCTTCAATACCTTCTCAGCCGTCTTGTAGTCTTCGGCCTCGATTATTACCCTGTAGCGGGGAGCTCCGACATACTCAATTTTCATGTTAACACCGTTTGCAAATTTGTAGGCCTCGGTGAGGGCCTTCTTTATTCTCTCAATTCCGTCTGGAGCGTTGCTCTTGAGTTCGAAGTAGCCACGAACTTTTACCTTGGGTGGTTTTATGTTTTCGTGGGCTATCTCTGCCATGGCCTTGGCAAACTCCTCTCCGACGATTGGTGAGAGCACCTCATAGCCTTCGAAGGCAATCTCCTCAAAAGCGCCGTAAATTGTGTCATACTCTTCTATCA
Protein-coding regions in this window:
- a CDS encoding PUA domain-containing protein, coding for MGGRDNEDVSSVGAFTNALRLVRVIADYQFGRGAGKALFPETCSFILSSTGRVRQVVDGVRIATVKPDSGLLTISIEGARRLHKTFPYPKLRVCVRNDVSEFIAKGKSVFAKHVVDVDEKIRPNDEVIVVNEKDELLATGKAILAAKEMLEMKRGVAVSVRQGVLKSME
- a CDS encoding undecaprenyl diphosphate synthase family protein, which produces MLDLIRSVYTRRLEKIVAAGKKPRHIMLVVDDLIENADSFTEFVKWCEKFGIEEITICVHDFTPELERLAEEFGCRLIHSKGVLDRQRGNVRLNVIAGLGGRAEIVEAVRKLAELVEKGELEPEEVDEELIEAFLRIKSPPDLIVRAGALIPDFLIWQSIYSEMHFLDMDWKSFRYIDFLRCLRDYQRRERRYGR
- a CDS encoding TIGR00297 family protein, which translates into the protein MFLLILLSLLIPILPERVVVGLALAVLLAYAIVRDIKPGISRVDETTSYFNSILLSTLMLSTTLLGVPKNVVGAAMILAELHGLREKIFRGAIKDIALFTACGLVYFLYFHYVTKTPFNMDYLFFLSLTGSLAASLVESVETDSDKRTTLLLASATTYLIFNIYALQTTLPDLAKAFAISFALSLAATRAGVADESGLLSATLIGTLVIVFTDIRYFLVLLTFYMLGSASTKYRYTLKLQRGIAEPAGGARGYANVFSNSLAPLFFAINYGFYGFDAFSIAFVASVATALGDTMASEVGKTAERVYLITNFRRVQPGVSGGVSVKGEMAAFAGCAIVSAIALASGIVGLKGATIALFAGFVGVHVDSILGATLEEKGLLTNAGVNFFATLSAGLLCLL
- a CDS encoding proteasome assembly chaperone family protein, whose translation is MLQRVDVRFVKSVEELGLENPVFIEGLPGIGHVGKLVADHLVKELDTELAVEIYSHHFPPQVMVMEDGTVSMPKNEVYAYKSSGDSPDLLILVGDFQSISNEGHFELVNAYIDVAKRFGAKRIYTLGGYGVGKLVEEPYVLGAANSPKLVEELKSYGVRFEEGEPGGGIIGASGLLLGVSMLEGIEAACLMGVTSGYMVDPKSAKAVLDVLMQMLNLDVSIEALNERAKEMEKLIAQIKELQEAAMQQWKSDEDLRYFR
- a CDS encoding RNA-protein complex protein Nop10, whose product is MKVKMRKCGSCGTYTLKEVCPKCGGKTYMPIPPRFSPEDPYGRYRRMLRKELGFFNIRRWSNASKG